In the Maribacter sp. MJ134 genome, one interval contains:
- the gap gene encoding type I glyceraldehyde-3-phosphate dehydrogenase, whose amino-acid sequence MSNLKIGINGFGRIGRLVFRTTVKRGDVDVVAINDLLDVEHLAYLLKYDSVHGHFDGTVEVKDGHLVVNGKTVRITAERDPKNIEWDAVGADTVAECTGIFTTLETAQYHIDGGAKKVVISAPSKDAPMFVMGVNHKGVKASDSIVSNASCTTNCLAPMAKVLNDAFGIEEALMTTVHATTATQMTVDGPSKKDWRGGRSAMLNIIPASTGAAVAVTKVIPELKGKLTGMAFRVPTADVSVVDLTVRLEKETSYEEVKKAFKAASEGELKGVLGYTEEALVSQDFIGDARTSIFDAGAGIELNSKFFKLICWYDNEAGFSNKMVDLIQHVNTL is encoded by the coding sequence ATGTCAAACTTAAAAATAGGAATTAACGGATTTGGTAGAATCGGGAGACTGGTTTTTAGAACAACAGTAAAAAGAGGTGATGTAGATGTAGTTGCTATCAACGATTTATTGGATGTAGAGCACTTGGCCTACTTACTTAAATATGACTCCGTTCACGGACATTTTGACGGCACTGTTGAGGTGAAGGACGGTCATTTGGTAGTTAACGGAAAAACCGTCCGTATTACTGCAGAAAGAGATCCTAAGAATATAGAATGGGATGCAGTTGGAGCGGATACCGTAGCGGAATGTACCGGTATATTCACTACGCTGGAAACTGCTCAATATCACATAGACGGTGGTGCTAAGAAGGTAGTTATTTCTGCTCCTTCTAAAGATGCCCCTATGTTTGTTATGGGTGTAAACCACAAAGGTGTAAAAGCTTCCGATAGTATTGTATCGAACGCTTCTTGTACTACGAACTGTTTAGCTCCTATGGCCAAAGTATTAAATGATGCTTTCGGAATCGAAGAGGCTCTTATGACCACTGTTCATGCGACTACGGCAACACAAATGACTGTCGATGGTCCTTCCAAAAAGGATTGGAGAGGTGGCAGAAGTGCTATGCTAAACATAATTCCGGCATCTACAGGTGCGGCAGTGGCCGTAACCAAGGTAATTCCAGAATTAAAGGGGAAACTAACAGGTATGGCCTTTAGGGTTCCAACCGCAGATGTATCTGTCGTTGATTTAACCGTACGTTTAGAAAAAGAGACCTCATACGAAGAAGTTAAAAAGGCATTCAAAGCAGCTTCTGAAGGAGAATTAAAGGGTGTTTTAGGGTATACCGAAGAAGCTTTGGTATCTCAGGATTTTATCGGCGATGCAAGAACGAGTATCTTCGATGCTGGCGCTGGAATAGAATTGAACTCAAAGTTCTTTAAGTTGATTTGCTGGTATGATAATGAAGCAGGTTTTTCCAACAAAATGGTTGATTTGATTCAACACGTTAATACATTATAA
- the pfkA gene encoding 6-phosphofructokinase produces MSTKIKKIAVLTSGGDSPGMNAAIRSVVRTCAYLKIDCVAIYRGYQGMIEGDFKPMDARSVNNIINKGGTILKSARCEDFRNPEGRKQAYDQLVKEGIDAFVVIGGDGSFTGAMIFNQEYDFPVIGIPGTIDNDIFGTTFTLGFDTALNTVVEAIDKIRDTASSHNRLFFVEVMGRDVGHIALNAGVGAGAEEILIPEENLGLDRLLESLKRSKESGKSSSIVIVAEGDKSGKNVFELKEYVEEHLPIYDVRVSVLGHMQRGGAPSCYDRVLASRMGVKAVEALLEGKTSLMVGVQDNKLILTPINKAIKGHTKIDKELIRVSEIMTT; encoded by the coding sequence ATGTCAACAAAAATCAAGAAAATAGCGGTATTGACCTCTGGTGGGGACTCTCCCGGTATGAATGCGGCCATTCGTTCGGTGGTTAGAACCTGTGCTTATCTAAAGATAGATTGCGTTGCAATTTATAGAGGCTATCAAGGGATGATAGAGGGAGATTTTAAGCCAATGGACGCTCGTAGCGTTAACAATATAATCAATAAGGGCGGTACTATTTTAAAATCGGCTCGTTGTGAAGATTTTAGAAACCCTGAGGGAAGAAAACAGGCTTATGATCAGTTGGTCAAAGAAGGTATAGATGCCTTTGTTGTAATAGGTGGTGATGGTAGCTTTACAGGAGCAATGATATTCAACCAAGAATACGACTTTCCCGTAATAGGAATACCTGGAACAATAGACAACGATATTTTCGGTACCACGTTTACCTTAGGTTTTGATACGGCATTGAATACCGTTGTAGAGGCTATTGATAAGATAAGGGATACGGCGAGTTCACACAATCGCTTATTCTTTGTTGAGGTAATGGGTAGGGATGTAGGCCATATTGCATTAAATGCAGGAGTAGGGGCAGGAGCTGAGGAAATATTAATACCGGAAGAAAACTTGGGATTGGATCGTTTACTTGAGTCCTTAAAAAGGAGTAAGGAGTCCGGTAAGTCTTCAAGTATCGTTATTGTTGCGGAAGGTGATAAATCTGGAAAGAACGTTTTTGAACTTAAGGAGTATGTAGAGGAGCATTTGCCGATTTACGATGTACGTGTCTCAGTATTAGGGCATATGCAACGCGGTGGAGCGCCCTCTTGTTACGATAGGGTTTTAGCCAGCAGAATGGGTGTTAAGGCTGTAGAAGCACTTTTAGAAGGAAAAACAAGCTTAATGGTTGGTGTCCAGGACAATAAGCTGATATTGACACCAATTAATAAGGCAATAAAAGGACATACAAAAATTGACAAGGAACTTATTAGGGTTTCAGAAATAATGACAACATAA